In Planctomycetota bacterium, a single window of DNA contains:
- a CDS encoding Gfo/Idh/MocA family oxidoreductase, translating to MPWKETCPMKERSRFVVEQESGRYAMAELCRIFGISRETGYKWVARYEAGGPPARRPGTNDRNRRLPRMFKEHAKGGSMSLSGARRTRREFLRTTAAVVAAPYVLTSSALGAAGRPPASERIVMGFVGVGGQGSGDMGGFMGFPEVQVVAVCDVDSAYRSRAKQSAEIRYAQEKTSGTFKGCDDYNDFRDLVTRKDIDAVFCATPDHWHAVVTVEAMRNGKDIYCEKPESLTVREGRIMVETARRYGRVFSGGSQRVWEDYNWYHRMMRSGAAGDLQEIWVNIGGPSGEMPRPAMPVPEGMDWDMWIGPAPWRPYNKDYHPFNWRGCRDFSGGGMTDWGAHHIGGALFASQLYDKSLPVEIIPPDGKEVKNLTYKYANGVRMYLGGAWDGPLGFRGTKGEVPERGKPRAVPPGIDIPHYKGRGGILGDFLHCVRTRERPFRDIEIAHRTVATCHLANIAFWTGRALKFDPVKELFVGDEEANRWLDRPKREPWRI from the coding sequence ATGCCGTGGAAGGAAACCTGTCCCATGAAGGAACGGTCGCGGTTCGTGGTGGAGCAGGAATCGGGGCGGTACGCGATGGCCGAACTGTGCCGCATCTTCGGCATCAGCCGAGAGACCGGCTACAAGTGGGTCGCGCGGTACGAGGCGGGAGGTCCGCCGGCGCGTCGGCCCGGTACGAATGACCGAAACCGCCGGCTTCCCCGGATGTTTAAGGAACATGCGAAAGGAGGCAGCATGTCGCTGTCGGGCGCTCGTCGCACGCGGCGGGAATTTCTGAGGACGACGGCAGCGGTCGTCGCGGCGCCGTACGTTCTGACGTCCAGCGCCCTCGGGGCGGCCGGCCGGCCGCCGGCGAGCGAGCGGATCGTCATGGGCTTTGTCGGCGTGGGCGGCCAGGGCTCGGGCGACATGGGCGGATTCATGGGCTTCCCGGAGGTCCAGGTCGTCGCCGTCTGCGACGTGGACTCCGCCTACCGCTCGCGGGCCAAGCAGAGCGCCGAGATCCGTTACGCCCAGGAGAAGACGAGCGGCACCTTCAAGGGCTGCGACGACTACAACGATTTCCGCGACCTCGTCACGCGCAAGGACATCGATGCCGTTTTCTGCGCTACGCCCGACCACTGGCACGCCGTCGTGACGGTCGAGGCCATGCGCAACGGCAAGGACATCTACTGCGAGAAGCCCGAGTCGCTGACGGTGCGCGAAGGCCGCATCATGGTCGAGACCGCCCGCCGCTACGGCCGCGTGTTCTCGGGCGGCAGCCAGCGCGTCTGGGAAGACTACAACTGGTACCACCGGATGATGCGGTCCGGCGCCGCCGGCGACCTCCAGGAGATATGGGTCAACATCGGCGGCCCGTCCGGCGAGATGCCGCGGCCCGCGATGCCCGTGCCCGAGGGCATGGACTGGGATATGTGGATCGGACCGGCTCCGTGGCGGCCGTACAACAAGGACTACCACCCGTTCAACTGGCGCGGCTGCCGGGACTTCTCGGGCGGCGGTATGACCGACTGGGGCGCCCACCATATCGGCGGCGCGCTCTTTGCCAGCCAGTTGTATGACAAGAGCCTGCCGGTGGAGATCATCCCCCCGGACGGGAAAGAGGTCAAGAACCTGACCTACAAGTATGCCAACGGCGTCCGGATGTACCTCGGCGGCGCGTGGGACGGGCCCCTGGGGTTCCGAGGCACCAAGGGAGAGGTGCCGGAGCGCGGCAAGCCGAGAGCGGTGCCTCCCGGCATCGACATCCCGCACTACAAGGGCCGCGGCGGGATATTAGGCGACTTCCTCCACTGCGTCCGCACGCGTGAGCGGCCGTTCCGCGACATCGAGATCGCCCACCGCACCGTCGCGACGTGCCACCTCGCCAACATCGCCTTCTGGACCGGCCGCGCGTTGAAGTTCGACCCGGTGAAGGAACTCTTCGTCGGCGACGAGGAGGCGAACCGCTGGCTCGACCGCCCGAAACGGGAGCCGTGGCGAATCTAA
- a CDS encoding MFS transporter, whose product MFDTMAQQLFTLSRTPAITALLPEGTAKEIIKYYGGVATMILILGWATGGIFFGYLGDKWGRAKTLVVSVLFYSLFTALSSLSVSWIDFSIYRFLTGLGVGGTFAAAVSLVAETLPARSRPYALGFLQSLAACGNVVAAATSLYLKPSAIMFGWDGWRWLFLVGALPAVLVIFVMRRLKEPEAWVRIKEAERRGEAKAGQKLGSWKELFGDPRWRRNLIVGFILGLAGVVGLWSIGFWLPELVREVVTDKSEGDRYVGWAMILFNGAAAIGTYLFTLMMARLGRRPSFALMFLVAIVSVFIVFGFMTQPNQIWWMAPILGLGTLTIFGGYSIYFPELFPSRLRASGVGFCYNTARYLAATFPFVLGYLTTAYADLHLTLLSSLGSIDSPFRYAAFTVASVFLLGLAVIPFGPETKGKPLPE is encoded by the coding sequence TTGTTCGACACGATGGCCCAGCAACTGTTCACGCTGAGCCGCACGCCGGCGATCACGGCACTCCTGCCCGAGGGGACAGCGAAGGAGATCATCAAGTACTACGGCGGCGTCGCGACGATGATCCTGATCCTGGGGTGGGCCACCGGCGGCATCTTCTTCGGCTACCTGGGTGATAAGTGGGGCCGCGCCAAGACCCTGGTGGTGTCCGTCCTCTTCTACTCCCTTTTCACCGCGCTGTCCTCCCTTTCGGTATCGTGGATCGATTTTTCGATTTACCGGTTCCTGACGGGCCTGGGCGTGGGCGGCACGTTCGCCGCCGCCGTCTCGCTGGTGGCCGAGACCCTGCCCGCCCGCTCGCGGCCGTACGCCCTGGGGTTCCTCCAGTCGCTGGCGGCCTGCGGCAACGTGGTGGCGGCGGCTACCAGCCTCTACCTGAAGCCCAGCGCCATAATGTTCGGCTGGGACGGCTGGCGATGGCTGTTCCTGGTAGGCGCCCTTCCGGCCGTCCTGGTCATTTTTGTCATGCGCCGTCTGAAGGAGCCCGAGGCGTGGGTCCGCATCAAGGAGGCCGAGCGCCGCGGCGAGGCCAAGGCGGGCCAGAAACTCGGCAGTTGGAAGGAACTCTTCGGCGACCCGCGCTGGCGGCGCAACCTCATCGTCGGATTTATTCTGGGCCTGGCGGGCGTCGTCGGTCTGTGGAGCATCGGCTTCTGGCTGCCGGAACTCGTGCGCGAGGTCGTGACCGATAAGAGCGAGGGCGACCGCTACGTCGGCTGGGCCATGATCCTCTTCAACGGCGCTGCCGCGATCGGCACATACCTTTTCACGCTCATGATGGCCCGCCTGGGCCGGCGCCCGTCGTTCGCCCTGATGTTCCTGGTGGCTATCGTGTCGGTCTTCATCGTGTTCGGCTTTATGACGCAGCCGAACCAGATATGGTGGATGGCCCCGATCCTGGGCCTGGGGACGCTGACGATTTTCGGGGGGTACTCCATCTACTTCCCGGAACTGTTTCCGTCGCGCCTGCGGGCCTCTGGCGTCGGCTTCTGCTACAACACGGCGCGGTACTTGGCCGCCACGTTTCCCTTTGTGCTGGGGTACCTGACCACGGCGTACGCGGACCTGCACCTCACGCTCCTCAGTTCCCTGGGCAGCATTGACAGTCCGTTCCGCTACGCCGCCTTCACCGTCGCCAGCGTGTTTCTGCTGGGCCTGGCGGTGATCCCGTTCGGCCCCGAAACCAAGGGCAAGCCGCTGCCGGAATAA